TTGGGAATATGGTTAGTAGTTGGCATAAATTTGAGAAACACAAAAAAGGAAGCATCCAAAAACGATAAAATATGATGGGCTAATTCAATTATCGGGTACAATGATATGCTTACACTAAAAGGTGCTGCCACAAAACAAACgagttatttaatatattgataGTGAAATTCACATTTGTTGAAAACTTTACGTTATTATTTGTTGGTTAAGGGAAACGCTCGGCTCGATTTTTGGAGCATGGAATGGTTAAAAAATTGAATCTTTAATTTAATCTAAATTAGTGATGTAGGTACTTCGACAAGCCTATTCTTACCAAGGCAAAGTAGGATCACGCAAGTATTGATCGTCCAGACGTTGCAAGCAGCTCTCATTTGCATTCAGCCACGCCGGAACTTCCAAGACTTCATCAAACGGAGATGCAACAGAATCTTCGTCCTTTTGATCCTCGTTCCCAATTTCCATGTTCCGCAACAACCATGAAGAATCCACCGAATTCACACCATCATTCCACTGCATCTGATGCTGCTCCCCGGTGGATCTTGTATCAGCATTCTCTTCATCATCCATTACCTGATACAAGGATGAATCCCCACTTTCCACCACAGTGGAAGGCGTGACCACCACACATGGAGTTTCGTCGGGAACTGGGGAAGAAGAAGAGTAAATTGATGACCGGTCAGCGCCACAATGGAAAGGGATGATGTCAATATTGTTGAAATCATGAAGATTCAGATTCAGGCCTAATGCTCGGCTTGGAAGTGCAAAATTCAGATTTTCTTGCACATTTGGCGAAATGGGCCAAGAACTGTAAGAATAACAAAAGCCTGCAGAGTAAGAGAAATCGGGAACACAATAGTTGGGCAGATTGGAATCCAAATAATTTGAAGCATAAATTCTTGAATTCCAGCTCCCGGATTTCAGTTCACCCTCATGGCCCGCACAAACTTGATCATCAGTCGAACTCTCCAGTGCCTGAATTCCGGGCCCTGATTCCAACTTCTGGTGTTTTTCACCTGCCTGTTTCATATTTGCTCTATGAAACCTGAGAGCAGCAACAATCTCTTTCCGGGCTTCTGCCATATTCAGAAGCCTTTCTTTATAGGGCCTGCTGACGTGAAGCCTCCTTCTCACCTGCTTTTTAACAGGCTGATTTGATTTCTCCTGTTTAATATCATCACAAACATTTTTCTCTATATTTCTATGCTCATAGGAATTTTCTGAATCTTTGGTTTTTGAAGAAGTTAATTGCTTAACAAAGGCTCCAACGTAAGCATTTGATAAGCGAGGTTCTTTGAATTCTTTCATATTTTCAAGATTTGAAGTTTCTGGTTCACCACTTACGGAGTGTGGCGAAGAAGATTTGGCCCTCATCTCCTACTGCACTTAATTTTCTCtttttggttcaaaatttcagTCGGTTGGATGAAAATGGAAAGGGGGTCCAGTGTGTTTTTCACTTCATTTCCCTTTTCTATTTGTAGGCAAAAGTACAGAATTCGGAGAATGCAGGTCTGGATGAAGGTGCTCGTGGGTATTCTAAGTAGATAGTGACATGGTGtagaatttttaaattgttattttttggAACTTTCTTTTGTCACAGTTTTCATAACTAAATTTCGATATAATTCTCGTCACGTAAATTTATGAAAAATGTTCTTCGATTATCAAATTCATTACATCTATTTGATTTGAATTCGAAATAAATATACGTCGATATGTcacgaaaaaaataataatggattttatttttcaacatttaaattttatataaatgaaatattttaattgtcGACATGATCAGAGCGAGTCGATACTTGTGAAGAAGATATAAATGCTCCATACCGTGCTCACATCGATTCTGTTTTGATTTCATCATTATAATTTGCTGCTACATTTTCCCAAACAGCTTTTGCTTAGTGCCAAACGTCCTAGAAAATTAACAATTGGCACGAAAATTTATTATTCTAACAACTTCTAATCACTATATTCAATAAGAAAGAACAAAGTTTATACAATAAAATTTGTGGAACTAAGATTTCGATACGATATTAGTATATACAATTTTATAtcgaaaaaaattttatatattttaatttataactttattatctaaaaaaattatatatttttaaatttatatatattgtttCGGTGTTGCGATAGCATATAAAAAATTTCGATAAATTCAGTATTTTTTGTTACAATAACTTCTGtatactgaaaatttcggtattTTTCTTCATCCTTAGTCTTAAGATCAAGTGCTTACCATTagaccaaaagttatagctgttAACCAAAGAAcaactttatttattttttatatttgtgGCAGCGAAGTGTGCACTAACTTTAGTATTAATGGGTTGGGCGGTTAGACCATGATTCCGAGAGTGTGTTGTCTCATATCTTTTAAAAGATCAGTCTTATCTTTTTCCTATTGTCGGCCTTGTTTCCAGCCAATACAGTATTACCTGTTAAgctctgatttcactcttttacGACCCACTGAACCAACCAGATCAAACAGTATAAGAGCAGCTTGACGTGCGAGTAATTCTTAGGATGTCACTCATTTGAGCACTATCCTCACCCTCACTCATATATTCTCACTCATATatttaatccaacacttgattATTATTTCTCTTTACATTGTGGTGGAGTTTTTCTTGTAGCAAGTCACGAAGAATTCAAACTTGCTGATAATTGAGCCCGAaccaaatatcgatgcaataagaAAACGACTGAAACATGGAGCAGACAGCGAATCCCACCGCCATGGAGCTTAACGAATCCAATTCTTGCACAGTTTCACCCAACCATTTATCATCTCTACTGTCCAATCAATGACACCCGCCGCTTTATTCCTACCATTCACACACGCCTTCCAACATTATTATACTGCTGAATTGAAATCTCATAAtaaagtatttatttattttaacaatAATAATCTTTGGTTAATAAAAATTACTTTAAAATCTCGAACTTGAAACTTCACATTACATGTTATTATGCACGTGGCCCACCAATTTTCCATGCTGCGAAAATTCACTCCATGCTCGATCTGTCTCAGTTTAACACCCAAGAAATACTTTCTTGATCCCACTTAACcttaaagaaattaataatttgataaaTTAATCAGATTTTTAAGCTGAAAACTTTAGAACAAATTTTATGATGTTATTTACTAAAATATTAGTACTTtaataaattctaaaaatgaTTTTCTTAATATGTATCAGTATTATTTCTTGGTGTGTTTCTGAAACTTATAAATCTATTATgttacattttaaaatttttcttattaaCTTATCAaattgtgatatatatatatactgatgAAATCGGATTGAGTATAACATGCAACAAGTGATTAACCAAGAAAGGAAAGAGCTCATGACGAGATTAGAACTTGATGTAAACTAAAGATTTCAGTTATGAATGAACAAATTGATCCTGGTTGTATTGTTAGTACCTTCAAAGAAAGTCATAATAATTAATTGTCAACTCCTTCAAATGTACATTTGTTACGCTCGCATCATGTTGTTCCTACATCAAAGAAAGCATCGAGTCAACAATTTGCAGAGCAAATTTACCCCCTTGTCAACAAATGTAATTATTTGAGATAAAGTCCGGAGGGCACTGAACATGTAGGTTGCATAGAAAAGACGATGAGAAAACTCTCAGAGATGAGCATAAGGATATCAATGccgaaacattaattaatttcttTCAGTATGAGAAAGACAAGAGttcaaatttcttctttgatcatgagaatgtttaAGACAATAGATTTAACAAATGTTTTTGGGCGGTTCTTGTATGAAGGAGGGCATATACTGCTTTTGGTGATATACTGGTGTTTGATATGACATATGATACCAACAAATATGAGATGATTTTCTCACAATTTGTAGGTAACCTATGAGCAAGGTTTAAGAATTTTAAAGCATTATATGTTTATTGTGcagtttttatttaaaaccaAGGTAtgctatttaatttttaaaagtatAGGGAAGAGgaatattttaaaagattaaaTTTTAAGACTTATGGACCAGCTTTCAGGCCGTAGATTTTTCTATTAAATAATTAGGTTCCAAGTAAcgcataaatttttttctcataTCTTATTTTTTACATTGCAGCCGCATATCTCCTTTTTTCCCCCTGGTTtttgtggggactcggacgctaattcatttcttaatcatctttgggaatagttaaaacaattaaataaacatggtctaatttttttttaaaatacaaaagcgaaaacatatgaaataaatcttatttcatttacaagatcagtatTCAGATTTaaatacaagtcctgtacaaaagtaaatcataatgactactgttcattcactacatgtcaggtaatgaaacagatctacttctgggtccgaatctccacgctaaactagtcctctctcgtcctcgtcttgacccCTGGTgttgtcccacctattgtcatgcacacatacaaacaagacaacagccgtataatttcggtgagaattatattcccagtataaaccatgtatacatgcatttcatataaacagatataaaagcatgaagcagatatctataacatgtatcacagtcagaaacatgaatcaatatcaaactgtaaatcacactctgaacatgtatcaaaattagaaaacatgaatcaatatcaagcggTAAATCACGCTCTGTGACTctgagactctgactcgactcattcctaatctagggatcccgatctgaataagaacgcaacaatctcccacatactctcccgatcgtggtggcggtacgttcttattacggactttggtcctgtccatatTGAATCTCGCTATAGAAGTTGCTCCACTCCTATGCACTatcaatatgaccaaacgtccggtgttttggcatatcctgccaaagactaggcctaTCCGCCCTGGCATGTCCTGCCACTGACTCATCACAACTCATACTAGACTATACATCCACAGCCTAGacatatcaaacttatcaattaaaaatataaatataataagataaagtatgtgattttgggaaactcaagtcaaatcaaaatcgagttgtgcaatcccgaatcaacattaatttatacatttctcttctcggtctgacgaagtcgaagtctcgaattcagctctgtccatatcaatttggcaatgacaatatcgaatagacaCGATATCAATATACTCCTCAATCAAATcagtactggatataatcagaactcaatcaaattctgttttaacggcataactgtaccatctcgaaataccggcaatacaatatcagtatatacaatcaacaactcatctgatccaaatctgaataatatcaatatacccagcaatacaatatcaatcagatatcaatcccaacatctcataatcgataacaacacaattctgatatcaaatcggtctaatcacaatcaaatcaactctgaaaattcataacaattacatatggtatctgttcttcgatccgttttcaattatacgatgtctactatgtcaataacagcatatatcaatcatatctgattctggcaatatcataattccaattcatatcagaacataagaaaacttacgcccagttgAAGTTCtcgttgataggaacacggtactgaagtcggattacaaatcaaacggacggattttgcccCTGGAGTCGGattacaaatcaatttctagtTGTCGAAGAAAATTCAATTCCCCTGGAGTCTCGTTTCTTGTTTCTTGCATTCTGAAAAATGAAAtggttatatgtatatatatcttgcatgtccCAAGCCATGTGGCTCATTCTTTGtcaaacacgtctcgcgcatatgcgacctaaaccggcgcatatgcgcgagacctactggtctccgcgataagcttctcggcagctcgcgcatatgcgcgcaccacttccgcgcatatgcgcgaggttctctggacatggCATTTAGCTTCTGCAcagcccgcgcatatgcgcgcacacttctcgcgcatatgcgcgaggtcttctgccactgtcgcgcatatgcgcggctccttgtcgcgcatatgcgcgaggtgttctatcctcgcacatatttcatGTTTTCTTCCGTCTTTCCCAGTCTGACccgtttcgtctataatcacattagtttatccacaaatcatttcagattatgataatcaaattctcgggccttacatttctcccccctaagatctgatttcgtccccgaaatcacggGCAAttaaatcagatatcaaatcagatatccaccagatacaataaggaatggagaatagaaaCCAAATAACAATACTCACATCAATAAAATAATTCTAGGAAtctttgtctcatgtctgaGTCATTCTCCCAGATAACTTTTTCGACGTGATAACAATTCCCCTAAGCTTTCTCAAGCGGAATAGTTTTCGTTCaaagttgcttttctttacgatcgagaaatctgaatcggcttctcgaagtaactcagtgtctcatctaGTTAGGCCTCGTCtggttgaataacatgtgaagcatcggACTGATATCTCCTCAATaacaatacatgaaaatatCAGGTATCTCCGATAATGAAGACGGTAATACGAGTCGATAgatacgatctcctatcttctcgagaatctcgtacggcccaatatgTCGTGGAAACAacttttcctttcttgccaaatctgaaaactcctctgaaaggtgaaatcttcaagaatattcaGTCTCCTACCTCAAATACTAACGGTTTATATCAAACCTTGGCAtattggcctgtctatcttgagctgccttcattttcttctgaatcagcttcactttttctgtcatatctctgattatatcaggtccaatctcaggaatctCAGAGATATTATCCCAGTAAAGAGGGAATCTGCACTTCTTGTCGTAcaacgcctcaaacggtgccatctctatactcgtctgatagctattgatGTACGACCAATCACATCGTGGCACTGAATtatgccaattagtgctaaaatcaagcactatagctctaatcatatcctccagtatccggataatccactctgactgtccgtcagtcggtggatgatatgcggtattCAAAcataatttcgtacctagagcctactACAACTCtgtcaaaagtgcgaagtaaccgAAAATCACGGTCTGCAACAATCCACCTCGGTACTCTATGCAGTCTGACCACCTCTTGGACACAGATCTCTGCCATTggatcatatctgtacgtcattttGTACTAAATAACACATGCGAATTcagtcaatctatcaatcacgacccaaatcgcatcacaacctcgggaggatctcgggaTCTCGGTAATTTCGTTACAAAAtctatggaaatgtgatcccatttccattcagaaaTAGGCAAATCATGTAATAGTCCTCCtagtttctatctttctgtatTTACCTGCTAGCAATTCAGACATATTGATACAAACTCAGCAATATccgctttcatctgtttccaccaaaactgtcttttcagatcattgtacattttctgCCATCAGGATGAACGCTTAATCGACTGCTATGTGCTTCTGACAacatctgtcgtttcaaatttgaaatattcggcacacaAAACGATTATTAACATATAACACACTGTCACATACCtattactctgatcgatgccctgctctgactgtcgatatcgaattttgaacattctgatcaactttcgaaactgctttaattctcaaaatcagctctggttcggactgtacaatataaattctccactgtctactatctgtttcaaacacggattcagaacaacagcaatattcaatcagattcgaaacatcactcatcaatcctgatctgctaaactcataaaactgtaatttctgACAATGCTATCGGTCTCAGCCAACTGATCATGACTTCAACTGTGCTAAGATCAACCGATATACTATATTCGGATCTAACATGTtccgaatacaatctgtctaggccaagattcacatctcaacagtttctgtatacaacatttcaattctcagaatattcaatacaattttcaaatgttcgatctgatcagtcatatgcttcaaatatttcaggatatcatagataaaacaagcataaaatcatcagaatactttCTGAATACAGGATTCGTCAACTTACAAACATAGCTGAAACCtcccaaagagaaacactcaatcagatgtaactctcggccagaaatcttctaactgatctttccattctttcaattcaatcagtgtcattctgtacgaaTTTCCAAAAATAAGAATTGTACCTGTCAttcattcaatgctgaagtcaaTCTCCCTGACTGAAGGCAAATCCGGAATCTCAGCTGGGAAATAGTAGCAACTCTCATATCACGGGCAAATCAGCCGATGCTaagctcgatttcagtaaatcaactgaatgcataaagaatctttttttttcctttcaatAGTCATCAAGTCATAAATGACACGGATAtaaaaggaattctaaatctagaatccttaccgtacaatGTTCATTCTTCGACCaattcaggtccgaatcttcccatcttctggaaacagtttacggtagctctgtactttgttcagcatatcaatatcactAATGCGGTCCGAATCAGACAaaacaagtacaatacaagttatctcaatttcattttcatcttactgcagtatacaatgtttcacagaattcactgatatcagaACCCTCCCCAACagaaaagagatcaatactacagcagctaataactcaatagacaacgcatatatcaatgcaattcattcaaagataatcgtatggaatgcattagtatctatcaatacatatgcaaaataaccatacaggaacaattacctgccactacctcgtcaggtgtgtcctggcattggttgtgattgaggagtcgtcggtggttggaaggagtgaacaaccgatgattgtctatcaggcggtgccactgatccagatggttatgctccctgagatcttcgggaacctctctgtggacatactctagcaaaatgtcctggctgacgacagacattgcaactaccaaacacacctcggcattgctctgtggaatgtcttcctccacaagtgctacaataAACTCCCGTATAAATTGGGctagaactactggagctagaggaaccactccctgacttcttaaactgtttcttgcgagctttcaggaaatctttctttcccccactactactgccactatcaaatctagaAATTGATTGCAAGAATTGAGCTGAAGGTTGTTGGTTCTGTGGGTGAGCAACATACGACATTCCTCGCTGTTGAATCAAACATGCCTCAGCTCCTTTTGCCCTGTTCAAGGCATTAGCAAAATAATGGGGTCGTTCCACATTTACCAAGGAagatatttcaggattcaatccgctgatgaactgatcaactacagCTTTATCATTCCCAGCCACTTGAGGACCAAAATGTAGTAGGGTAGAGAATTTTGCcatatattcttcaatattcagttggccctgtttcaagttGACAAACTCTGTACTCTTATTTTGTCGGTACGATACTGAgagaaatcttttatgaaactcagctttaaagattttccacgtaatcacggtACCATGCTATTCTAATGCTTCtttggttgcgatccaccaactctttgcgacctcgtgtaactggtgccaaatcaatctaactcggcgttcatctgggtaatcaagtgaatcaaacagcacttcaatatcattcagccaactctcacaatcataaGACgcctcagtacccttcagaatcggcggttgaaatgactgaaacctcttcaacattgtttccatcggggtttctgacacatccatctgataaaccgAAGTACCACCTGAttttggaattcttcgaggaggtatatctgattaccaaaagaattagtaaccaaatacaacaaacatgtttcagtcctcctctgatcatcttaatgctgatcaagaatcagttctgattcattctcaataacacatgtgaTTAATCAAATTAGataatcaagtaaacatgtagttttaacgcagtaaatcatgctagcaatcaaaagcaaggaaagaaaactcattctaccccgctcactagctcctatttcagtctaaggtacctactgctctgataccacctgctgtgaggacccggacgctaattcatttcttaatcatttttggaataattaaaacaattaaataaacagggtctaatttttttttttaaatacaaaagcggaaacatatgaaataaatcttatttcatttacaagatcagtatccagatctaagtacaagtcctgtacaaaagtaaatcataacgactactgttcattcactacatgtcaggtaatgaaacagatctacttctgggtccgaatctccacgctaaactagtcctctctcgtcctcgtcttgacccCTGGTgttgtcccacctattgtcatgcacacatacaaacaagacaacagccggataatttcggtgagaattatattcccactataaaccatgtatacatgcatttcatataaacagatataaaagcatgaagcagatatctataacatgtatcacagtcagaaacatgaatcaatatcaaactgtaaatcacactctgaacatgtatcaaaattagaaaacatgaatcaatatcaagcggTAAATCACGCTCTGTGACTctgagactctgactcgactcattcctaatctagggatcccgatctgaataagaacgcaacaatctcccacatactctcccg
This window of the Primulina tabacum isolate GXHZ01 chromosome 4, ASM2559414v2, whole genome shotgun sequence genome carries:
- the LOC142543021 gene encoding protein AAL-toxin resistant 7-like, giving the protein MRAKSSSPHSVSGEPETSNLENMKEFKEPRLSNAYVGAFVKQLTSSKTKDSENSYEHRNIEKNVCDDIKQEKSNQPVKKQVRRRLHVSRPYKERLLNMAEARKEIVAALRFHRANMKQAGEKHQKLESGPGIQALESSTDDQVCAGHEGELKSGSWNSRIYASNYLDSNLPNYCVPDFSYSAGFCYSYSSWPISPNVQENLNFALPSRALGLNLNLHDFNNIDIIPFHCGADRSSIYSSSSPVPDETPCVVVTPSTVVESGDSSLYQVMDDEENADTRSTGEQHQMQWNDGVNSVDSSWLLRNMEIGNEDQKDEDSVASPFDEVLEVPAWLNANESCLQRLDDQYLRDPTLPCMEMEDIEGMDGDWFA